One segment of Streptomyces sp. NA02950 DNA contains the following:
- a CDS encoding DUF1062 domain-containing protein, with protein sequence MLKTWVVMPTCLPLVLRRCHMCASERFRANGKFRVNANHKLIDAWLLALCTTCGETTKLTVLERMNVRSIRPELLDRMHDNDPGLTAELLQDPVVRRRNRIALDWDNAWCLDTVGPAHLDREVIDVSVRFAARIPVRPVRLIAEGCGLSRAEVERLITEGKLVSAVRLSGKLSGDFTFTLKR encoded by the coding sequence GTGCTCAAAACCTGGGTGGTCATGCCCACCTGCCTGCCCCTCGTTCTCCGCCGTTGCCACATGTGCGCGTCCGAACGCTTCCGGGCAAACGGTAAATTCCGCGTCAACGCCAACCACAAGCTCATCGACGCCTGGCTCCTGGCGCTCTGTACCACTTGCGGAGAAACCACAAAGCTCACGGTCCTGGAGCGGATGAACGTGCGCTCCATACGACCCGAGCTGTTGGACCGGATGCATGACAACGACCCTGGCCTGACAGCCGAGCTGCTCCAGGATCCGGTCGTGCGGCGCCGTAATCGCATCGCCCTCGACTGGGACAACGCCTGGTGCCTCGACACCGTCGGACCGGCTCACCTGGACCGCGAGGTGATCGATGTCTCGGTCCGCTTCGCGGCGCGGATCCCCGTCCGGCCGGTGCGACTGATCGCTGAAGGCTGCGGTCTCTCGCGGGCCGAGGTCGAGAGACTGATCACGGAGGGGAAGCTCGTTTCGGCAGTCCGGCTGAGCGGCAAGCTCTCCGGCGACTTCACCTTCACGCTCAAGCGCTGA